A part of Fimbriiglobus ruber genomic DNA contains:
- a CDS encoding ATP-binding protein, which produces MGWDRIRGHAAAREQLFTAHRRGRLAHAYLFAGPPGVGKNLFAVEFAKALLCEHPPAPLTACDHCPACAQVVAGTHPDFFTARKPEDKHELPIDVVREFCSHLGLKPARGPHKIGVVEDADDFNEESANCFLKTLEEPPAGALLILLATGTERQLPTILSRAQVVRFHPLKPDDLRAVLADHEVTDPPRVDQLVRLAGGSPGQALALNDDALWAFRETLVGAVTAQRPDPVGFAAEWMRFVEEAGKESAAQRQRASLVIRLLTDLLHAAVRTALGADADGTPDAVRGFALRTGADHLADLMEACSEADYLIERKVQLVLVIESLVDKLFRPAPAGV; this is translated from the coding sequence ATGGGCTGGGACCGGATTCGCGGGCACGCCGCCGCGCGGGAGCAACTCTTCACCGCCCACCGCCGCGGGCGGCTGGCCCACGCCTACCTGTTCGCCGGGCCGCCGGGGGTGGGCAAGAACCTGTTCGCCGTCGAGTTCGCCAAGGCGCTCCTGTGCGAACACCCGCCCGCCCCGTTGACGGCCTGCGACCACTGTCCGGCCTGCGCCCAGGTGGTGGCGGGCACCCACCCCGACTTCTTCACTGCCCGCAAGCCCGAAGACAAGCACGAGTTGCCGATCGACGTGGTCCGCGAGTTTTGCAGTCACCTCGGCCTGAAGCCGGCCCGCGGGCCGCACAAGATCGGTGTCGTCGAGGACGCGGACGACTTCAACGAGGAGTCGGCCAACTGCTTCCTCAAGACGCTGGAGGAGCCGCCCGCGGGGGCGCTCCTGATCCTGCTCGCCACCGGGACCGAGCGGCAGCTGCCGACGATTCTCTCTCGCGCCCAGGTCGTCCGCTTCCACCCGCTCAAGCCGGACGACCTGCGAGCCGTCCTCGCCGACCACGAAGTCACTGACCCGCCGCGGGTGGACCAGCTCGTCCGGCTCGCGGGCGGCAGCCCCGGCCAGGCGCTTGCCCTAAACGACGACGCATTGTGGGCGTTCCGCGAAACGCTCGTCGGGGCGGTGACGGCACAGCGGCCGGACCCGGTCGGGTTCGCGGCCGAGTGGATGCGGTTCGTGGAGGAAGCGGGGAAAGAGTCGGCGGCCCAGCGGCAGCGGGCGTCGCTCGTCATCCGGCTGCTGACGGACCTGCTCCACGCGGCCGTCCGCACCGCCCTCGGCGCCGACGCGGATGGTACGCCGGACGCGGTCCGCGGGTTCGCCTTGCGCACCGGAGCCGACCACCTCGCCGACCTGATGGAAGCCTGCTCCGAGGCGGACTACCTGATCGAGCGCAAGGTGCAACTGGTGCTGGTCATCGAGTCGCTGGTCGACAAGCTGTTCCGGCCGGCGCCGGCCGGGGTGTGA
- the tmk gene encoding dTMP kinase gives MKQGAFVVFEGYDGTGKSTQCLKLAEWLRGQGATVTACADPGGTELALKLREVLQFGRQHAISLQTEALLFMASRAEMVDQIIRPAIGRGEVVISDRFLLSNIVYQGYAGKLDPELLWQAGQLSTGGLESDLTIILDMSVEIAKTRRRSNATRIDTRGEDFHNRVRDGFLATARRKPETHRVVNADASIDTVHGRVCDLVVGLLRSPQV, from the coding sequence ATGAAGCAGGGAGCGTTTGTCGTCTTCGAGGGGTACGACGGCACGGGCAAATCGACCCAGTGTCTGAAACTGGCCGAGTGGCTCCGGGGGCAGGGCGCGACCGTCACGGCCTGCGCCGACCCCGGCGGCACCGAACTGGCCCTCAAATTACGCGAGGTTCTGCAGTTCGGCCGGCAGCACGCGATCAGCTTGCAGACCGAGGCCCTGCTGTTCATGGCCAGCCGGGCGGAAATGGTCGACCAGATCATCCGCCCCGCGATCGGCCGCGGTGAGGTCGTCATCTCGGATCGGTTCTTACTGTCCAACATCGTTTACCAGGGCTACGCCGGCAAACTCGACCCGGAGTTGTTGTGGCAGGCCGGGCAGTTGTCGACCGGCGGTCTGGAATCGGACCTCACGATCATCCTCGACATGTCGGTCGAGATCGCCAAGACCCGGCGGCGGTCGAACGCGACCCGCATCGACACCCGCGGCGAAGACTTCCACAACCGCGTCCGCGACGGGTTCCTGGCCACCGCCCGCCGGAAGCCGGAAACGCACCGCGTCGTCAACGCGGACGCCTCGATCGACACCGTACACGGGCGGGTTTGCGACCTCGTCGTCGGCCTCCTCCGGTCGCCCCAGGTGTGA
- the tmk gene encoding dTMP kinase, with protein sequence MEHRCGKFIVFEGIDGAGKTTQVVLLAEYLAKIGRPFVRSKEPTDGQWGRLLRQSAATGRLSLGEELDLLTRDRQEHVTQLINPALDRGDVVILDRYFYSTIAYQGSRGGDVEEITDRMATRFPIPDVVFLIDVPAEVGIARIKEGRGEAPNAFEQLDTLRAVREVFLNQVARHANIVLLDGSRDIKTLHEQILQIVNERCLAGHTA encoded by the coding sequence ATGGAACACCGCTGCGGCAAGTTCATCGTCTTCGAAGGAATCGACGGCGCGGGCAAGACGACGCAAGTCGTCTTGCTGGCAGAGTACCTCGCGAAAATCGGCCGCCCCTTCGTTCGCTCGAAGGAGCCCACCGACGGCCAGTGGGGGCGACTCCTGCGGCAGTCCGCCGCGACGGGCCGGCTGTCGCTCGGGGAAGAGCTGGACCTGTTAACCCGGGACCGGCAGGAGCACGTTACCCAACTGATCAATCCTGCCCTCGACCGCGGCGACGTGGTGATTCTCGATCGCTACTTCTATTCCACCATCGCCTACCAGGGCTCGCGGGGTGGCGACGTCGAAGAGATCACCGACCGGATGGCGACCCGCTTTCCCATCCCCGACGTAGTCTTTCTGATCGACGTACCGGCGGAAGTCGGGATCGCGCGGATCAAGGAAGGCCGCGGCGAGGCGCCCAACGCGTTCGAGCAACTGGACACGCTGCGAGCCGTGCGCGAGGTGTTCTTAAATCAAGTGGCCCGGCACGCCAACATCGTGCTGCTGGACGGCAGCCGGGACATCAAGACGCTGCACGAACAGATTTTGCAAATCGTGAACGAGCGATGTTTGGCCGGTCACACCGCCTGA
- the queC gene encoding 7-cyano-7-deazaguanine synthase QueC encodes MPRAVVLLSGGLDSTTTLALAKSQGFDVFALSVDYGQRHKVELVRATAVAKSLGVAEHRTVTLDLRAIGGSALTADIAVPKDRGADEMGHGVPVTYVPARNTILLGVALGYAETVGAFDLFIGANILDYSGYPDCRPAFLEAFEALANVATKAGVEGAGRYRVRAPLIQMTKAEIIRAGAALGVDYSQTLSCYDPDAAGRACGHCDSCQLRRKGFAEAGVPDPTEYQAV; translated from the coding sequence TTGCCCCGTGCCGTTGTACTACTCAGTGGCGGACTCGATAGCACCACGACCCTGGCCCTGGCGAAGTCTCAGGGGTTCGACGTCTTCGCACTGAGCGTGGATTACGGCCAGCGGCACAAGGTCGAACTGGTTCGGGCCACCGCGGTCGCGAAGTCGCTGGGCGTGGCCGAGCATCGCACCGTCACACTCGACCTCCGGGCTATCGGCGGGTCCGCGCTGACGGCCGACATCGCGGTCCCAAAGGACCGCGGGGCGGACGAGATGGGCCACGGCGTGCCCGTCACCTACGTGCCGGCGCGGAACACCATCCTGCTCGGCGTCGCACTCGGCTACGCGGAGACGGTCGGCGCGTTCGACCTCTTCATTGGTGCGAACATCCTCGACTACTCCGGCTACCCGGACTGTCGGCCGGCGTTCCTGGAGGCGTTCGAGGCGCTGGCCAACGTCGCCACCAAGGCCGGCGTCGAGGGCGCGGGCCGGTATCGCGTTCGCGCCCCACTGATCCAGATGACCAAGGCCGAGATCATCCGCGCCGGCGCCGCCCTGGGCGTCGACTACAGCCAGACGCTGAGTTGCTATGACCCGGACGCGGCCGGACGCGCCTGCGGCCACTGCGACTCGTGCCAGTTACGGCGGAAAGGTTTCGCGGAAGCCGGCGTGCCGGACCCGACGGAGTATCAGGCGGTGTGA